One window of the Periophthalmus magnuspinnatus isolate fPerMag1 chromosome 6, fPerMag1.2.pri, whole genome shotgun sequence genome contains the following:
- the LOC117372306 gene encoding Wilms tumor protein homolog isoform X2, with protein MTSDVRDLNSLLTPLPAGPSPGCPPLPVSTAPQWAPVLDFHTAASPYPSLGAPHSSLGPHSFIKQEPTWGTTTDPHHHDTDPHCGLSAFTVHFSGQFTGTGACRYGAAFGGPPAPSQAPSVTAPHHHQAPSRMFSSTPYLTNCMDTQATQRNQTGYSTVAFDGASNYSHTPTHHSSQFSNHSFKHEDTLTQQNTMGEQQYPVPPPVYGCHTPSDSCTGSQALLLRNPYNSHPASYDSDPSAPMVYSCSTQYRIHTHGVFRGIQDVRRVPGITPTIVRSETSEKRPFMCAYPGCNKRYFKLSHLQMHGRKHTGEKPYQCEYTDCGRRFSRSDQLKRHQRRHTGVKPFECQTCQRKFSRSDHLKTHTRTHTGEKPFNCRWPNCQKKFARSDELVRHHNMHQRNLTKLQLSI; from the exons ATGACTTCAGATGTACGTGATCTGAACTCGTTGCTGACCCCTCTCCCGGCGGGCCCGAGCCCTGGCTGCCCCCCTCTGCCCGTCAGCACAGCACCGCAGTGGGCCCCAGTGTTGGACTTTCACACGGCAGCCTCACCCTACCCCTCACTGGgtgctcctcacagctccttgGGACCACACTCCTTCATCAAACAAGAACCCACATGGGGCACCACCACTGACCCCCACCACCACGACACAGACCCTCACTGTGGCCTGAGCGCCTTCACCGTGCACTTCTCGGGACAGTTCACAGGGACAGGGGCATGCAGGTACGGGGCAGCATTCGGAGGACCCCCTGCGCCCAGTCAAGCCCCCTCGGTGACAGCTCCTCACCACCACCAGGCCCCCAGCCGCATGTTCAGCAGCACGCCTTACCTGACCAACTGCATGGACACACAGGCCACACAGCGCAACCAGACAG GTTACAGCACAGTTGCCTTCGATGGAGCCAGTAATTACAGTCACACTCCTACACACCACAGCTCACAATTCTCCAACCACTCCTTTAAACACGAAGACACTCTAACCCAACAAAACACCATGG GTGAGCAGCAGTACCCTGTCCCTCCTCCGGTCTACGGATGCCACACACCTTCAGACAGCTGCACAGGCAGCCAGGCTCTGCTGTTGAGGAACCCCTATAACAG CCATCCCGCTAGCTACGACAGTGATCCCAGCGCTCCTATGGTGTACAGTTGTAGCACGCAGTACCGTATCCACACACACGGGGTCTTCAGAGGTATACAG GACGTGAGGCGGGTGCCCGGGATCACTCCCACCATAGTGCGCTCTGAGACCAGCGAGAAGCGCCCCTTCATGTGCGCCTACCCGGGATGTAACAAACGCTACTTCAAGCTGTCTCATCTGCAGATGCATGGTCGCAAACACACAG gGGAGAAGCCGTACCAGTGCGAGTACACAGACTGTGGCCGGAGGTTTTCTCGCTCAGACCAGCTCAAGCGACACCAGAGGAGGCACACAG GAGTAAAACCCTTCGAATGCCAGACGTGTCAGAGAAAGTTCTCTCGGTCTGACCACCTTAAGACACACACCCGGACTCATACAG GCGAGAAGCCGTTTAACTGCCGTTGGCCGAACTGTCAGAAGAAGTTTGCCCGGAGCGATGAGTTGGTGCGGCACCACAACATGCACCAGAGGAACCTCACCAAACTGCAGCTCTCAATATGA
- the LOC117372306 gene encoding Wilms tumor protein homolog isoform X1 codes for MTSDVRDLNSLLTPLPAGPSPGCPPLPVSTAPQWAPVLDFHTAASPYPSLGAPHSSLGPHSFIKQEPTWGTTTDPHHHDTDPHCGLSAFTVHFSGQFTGTGACRYGAAFGGPPAPSQAPSVTAPHHHQAPSRMFSSTPYLTNCMDTQATQRNQTGYSTVAFDGASNYSHTPTHHSSQFSNHSFKHEDTLTQQNTMGEQQYPVPPPVYGCHTPSDSCTGSQALLLRNPYNSHPASYDSDPSAPMVYSCSTQYRIHTHGVFRGIQDVRRVPGITPTIVRSETSEKRPFMCAYPGCNKRYFKLSHLQMHGRKHTGEKPYQCEYTDCGRRFSRSDQLKRHQRRHTGVKPFECQTCQRKFSRSDHLKTHTRTHTGKTSEKPFNCRWPNCQKKFARSDELVRHHNMHQRNLTKLQLSI; via the exons ATGACTTCAGATGTACGTGATCTGAACTCGTTGCTGACCCCTCTCCCGGCGGGCCCGAGCCCTGGCTGCCCCCCTCTGCCCGTCAGCACAGCACCGCAGTGGGCCCCAGTGTTGGACTTTCACACGGCAGCCTCACCCTACCCCTCACTGGgtgctcctcacagctccttgGGACCACACTCCTTCATCAAACAAGAACCCACATGGGGCACCACCACTGACCCCCACCACCACGACACAGACCCTCACTGTGGCCTGAGCGCCTTCACCGTGCACTTCTCGGGACAGTTCACAGGGACAGGGGCATGCAGGTACGGGGCAGCATTCGGAGGACCCCCTGCGCCCAGTCAAGCCCCCTCGGTGACAGCTCCTCACCACCACCAGGCCCCCAGCCGCATGTTCAGCAGCACGCCTTACCTGACCAACTGCATGGACACACAGGCCACACAGCGCAACCAGACAG GTTACAGCACAGTTGCCTTCGATGGAGCCAGTAATTACAGTCACACTCCTACACACCACAGCTCACAATTCTCCAACCACTCCTTTAAACACGAAGACACTCTAACCCAACAAAACACCATGG GTGAGCAGCAGTACCCTGTCCCTCCTCCGGTCTACGGATGCCACACACCTTCAGACAGCTGCACAGGCAGCCAGGCTCTGCTGTTGAGGAACCCCTATAACAG CCATCCCGCTAGCTACGACAGTGATCCCAGCGCTCCTATGGTGTACAGTTGTAGCACGCAGTACCGTATCCACACACACGGGGTCTTCAGAGGTATACAG GACGTGAGGCGGGTGCCCGGGATCACTCCCACCATAGTGCGCTCTGAGACCAGCGAGAAGCGCCCCTTCATGTGCGCCTACCCGGGATGTAACAAACGCTACTTCAAGCTGTCTCATCTGCAGATGCATGGTCGCAAACACACAG gGGAGAAGCCGTACCAGTGCGAGTACACAGACTGTGGCCGGAGGTTTTCTCGCTCAGACCAGCTCAAGCGACACCAGAGGAGGCACACAG GAGTAAAACCCTTCGAATGCCAGACGTGTCAGAGAAAGTTCTCTCGGTCTGACCACCTTAAGACACACACCCGGACTCATACAGGTAAAACAA GCGAGAAGCCGTTTAACTGCCGTTGGCCGAACTGTCAGAAGAAGTTTGCCCGGAGCGATGAGTTGGTGCGGCACCACAACATGCACCAGAGGAACCTCACCAAACTGCAGCTCTCAATATGA
- the LOC117372709 gene encoding probable E3 ubiquitin-protein ligase HERC3 isoform X1 has product MFSWGEQCAHGFRLKDGTYTAKTNKNGVCYLDLGFHITHLSEGLRVLAFVKPNGNAFIIRTNENKDGTRARGKQKCVECKEKVRAVSCTDDLVMLLTKKGQVLCVDPRLGKGNPRLLKSLSGLSVSQVSCGSQHSIALTKDGLVFTWGHNSRGQLGLGQCGESSPEQVQHLSDLPVVQVAAGGEHSFSVSLSGAVFGWGNNSCGQLGLGDTTDRHIPTCVNYLNTRKTCLISCGLLHTAVLTKDGAVFTFGSGQHGQLGHNSFRDELRPRLIAELLGSKVIQVACGRQHTLVMIESRRLFSFGCGELGQLGQRGESPAVPLPVHLPPEHSEGVKIGSCFAGPNCSFAMCFSEDMQTVSNIGNTWEEQSGLEHLILKWTSDSQPWKQTKPEIHRMFSSLSCLNRSYLEHRKDKHFQTSANYCGLDLTAVERSFANLLNKANVLEQVELTVLGSLCSLNCTSVGVEALRVYLLLTELLVVVLKHNKDSALVKELANTIHSLPSESRKVLRDWHASLPFCTRKRHVEVWRDGLSQMLLGSFNDQKKLVLILEEMHNINATKTGDAKLPEATFSLRLSEAFLQNDVTLWRSSKAKKPCFFSEKLVLCNYKFLMDLPSKIIAFDLDCNWTKKEHQAPQHFNPFFRWIPQSQPDFFYLKLKRASLVEDTFQQLATCSDNILRKPLMVHFDEDPKITDVYKRDLFHHLFLEIVSADSEMLVFNESQTLAWFPSTQISKKKKQRFFLFGKLCGLALYNQSIIHLPFPLALFKKLLDIEPCLDDLTELSPTVGKSLQYILDYDANVEDLDMYFTIDWDKTKVELDPSTPGKPVTNDNRQEFVDAYVHHVFTTSVQTAFKEFRRGFFQVCEPSTVQLFRPEELRGVMVGSENYDWAAFRQNTVYELQYHKGHPTIQMFWEVFEELSEEQKKDFLWFLTGYRRAPIFGLGQIQMKVRQKYLPHGGTNEHFPESLTCHSILELPLYSSKSVMRRRLTEAIQPETGFRA; this is encoded by the exons ATGTTTTCTTGGGGAGAACAGTGCGCGCACGGCTTTAGGCTCAAAGATGGCACTTACACGGCCAAGACTAACAAGAATGGAGTTTGTTATTTAGACCTGGGCTTCCACATCACTCACCTGTCTGAGGGCCTCCGCGTGCTCGCCTTTGTCAAACCTAATGGAAATGCCTTTATTATCCGCACCAACGAGAATAAGGACGGCACGAGGGCCAGAGGGAAACAGA agtgtgtggagtgtaaaGAGAAGGTCAGAGCTGTGAGTTGTACTGATGACCTGGTGATGCTGCTCACTAAGAAGGGACAGGTCTTATGTGTTGACCCAAGACTTGGCAAAGGAAATCCAAG GCTACTAAAAAGCCTCAGTGGTCTATCAGTGTCACAAGTTTCATGTGGAAGCCAACATTCAATTGCACTTACTaaag ATGGGCTGGTGTTCACTTGGGGCCACAACTCCAGAGGTCAGCTGGGTCTGGGCCAGTGTGGTGAGAGCTCACCTGAGCAGGTGCAGCACCTGTCGGACCTGCCCGTGGTGCAGGTGGCAGCAGGAGGGGAGCACAGCTTCAGCGTCTCTCtgtctggagctgtgtttggatGGGGCAACAACTCCTGCGGACAACTGGGCCTGGGGGACACCACAG ACAGACATATTCCAACTTGTGTTAAttatttgaacacaaggaaaactTGTTTGATCTCCTGTGGACTTTTACACACTGCAGTACTGACCAAG GACGGGGCCGTGTTCACATTCGGTTCAGGTCAACATGGGCAGCTTGGACATAACTCCTTCAGGGACGAATTACGACCTCGACTCATCGCAGAACTCTTGGGGTCAAAGGTTATACAGGTGGCATGTGGCAG acagcacacactgGTGATGATAGAGTCTCGGAGGTTGTTCTCATTTGGTTGTGGAGAACTGGGCCAGctaggacagagaggagaaagtcCAGCTGTCCCTCTGCCTGTGCATCTGCCACCAG AACATAGTGAGGGGGTCAAAATTGGCAGCTGCTTTGCTGGACCCAACTGTTCTTTTGCAATGTGTTTTTCTGAG GACATGCAAACAGTGTCTAACATTGGGAACACATGGGAAGAACAATCAGGACTTGAGCATTTGATACTCAAGTGGACTTCGGACTCTCAGCCatggaaacaaactaaacc AGAAATCCACAGGATGTTTTCCTCCCTGTCATGTTTGAACAGAAGCTATCTTGAGCACAG AAAAGACAAGCACTTCCAAACATCAGCAAATTATTGTGGCTTGGATCTAACGGCTGTTGAAAGATCATTTGCTAATCTGCTCAACAAGGCCAATGTTTTGGAGCAG GTTGAACTCACTGTCCTGGGTTCCCTCTGTTCCCTGAACTGTACCTCAGTGGGAGTGGAGGCTTTGAGGGTCTACCTGCTCCTCACCGAGCTCCTGGTGGTGGTCCTCAAACACAATAAGGACTCAGCACTGGTAAAGGAACTGGCTAATACAATTCACAGTCTGCCTTCTGAGAGCCGCAAAGTCTTAA GAGACTGGCACGCCTCCCTGCCGTTTTGTACCAGAAAAAGACATGTTGAGGTGTGGAGGGATGGTTTGTCTCAAATGCTGCTCGGCTCTTTTAATGATCAGAAAAAGCTGGTGCTGATCCTTGAAGAGATGCACAAT ATCAATGCTACAAAAACAGGTGATGCAAAACTCCCAGAAGCAACATTTAGTCTAAGATTGAGTGAAGCCTTCCTTCAAAATGATGTCACTCTTTGGCGGTCCTCAAAAGCAAAAAAG CCGTGCTTTTTCAGTGAGAAGCTTGTGCTCTGTAACTATAAGTTCCTAATGGATCTTCCATCTAAGATAATAGCTTTTGACCTGGATTGCAACTGGACCAAG AAGGAACACCAGGCGCCCCAGCATTTCAACCCTTTTTTTAGATGGATTCCTCAGTCTCAGCctgattttttttatctcaaactGAAGCGTGCATCACTTGTAGAAGACACTTTTCAACAACTGGCTACTTGTTCTGACAACATATTGAGAAAGCCACTTATG GTACATTTTGACGAGGACCCCAAAATCACAGACGTTTACAAAAGAGATCTGTTTCACCATCTCTTTTTGGAGATTGTTTCTGCTGACTCTGAAATGCTCGTGTTCAATGAATCCCAAACATTGGCTTGGTTCCCCTCCACA CAGATAtcaaagaagaagaaacagcgGTTCTTTCTTTTTGGGAAGCTTTGTGGTTTGGCATTATACAACCAGAGCATTATACACCTGCCTTTTCCTCTCGCTCTATTTAAGAAGCTTCTCGATATAGAGCCATGTCTGGATGATCTCACTGAACTCAGCCCAACTGTTGGAAA AAGTTTACAGTACATTCTGGACTATGATGCCAATGTAGAAGACCTGGATATGTATTTTACA ATAGACTGGGATAAGACAAAGGTTGAACTTGATCCTTCAACTCCTGGCAAACCAGTGACAAATGACAACAG GCAGGAGTTTGTAGATGCCTATGTGCACCATGTCTTCACCACATCTGTGCAGACTGCATTTAAGGAGTTCAGACGTGGCTTCTTCCAGGTGTGTGAGCCGTCCACGGTGCAGCTGTTCAGACCCGAGGAACTGAGGGGGGTCATGGTGGGCAGCGAAAACTACGACTGGGCCGCCTTTAGACAG AACACTGTCTATGAACTACAATATCACAAAGGCCATCCCACTATTCAGATGTTTTGGGAAGTTTTTGAAGAACTCAGTGAGGAACAAAAGAAAGATTTTTTAT GGTTCCTGACTGGATATAGACGAGCTCCTATCTTTGGACtgggtcaaattcagatgaAAGTCCGTCAGAAGTACCTGCCTCACGGTGGCACTAATGAGCACTTCCCTGAGTCGCTCACGTGTCATTCGATCCTGGAGCTGCCTCTTTACTCCTCTAAAAGCGTCATGAGAAGAAGATTGACTGAGGCCATCCAGCCCGAGACAGGATTCAGAGCATAA
- the LOC117372709 gene encoding probable E3 ubiquitin-protein ligase HERC3 isoform X2 has product MFSWGEQCAHGFRLKDGTYTAKTNKNGVCYLDLGFHITHLSEGLRVLAFVKPNGNAFIIRTNENKDGTRARGKQKCVECKEKVRAVSCTDDLVMLLTKKGQVLCVDPRLGKGNPRLLKSLSGLSVSQVSCGSQHSIALTKDGLVFTWGHNSRGQLGLGQCGESSPEQVQHLSDLPVVQVAAGGEHSFSVSLSGAVFGWGNNSCGQLGLGDTTDRHIPTCVNYLNTRKTCLISCGLLHTAVLTKDGAVFTFGSGQHGQLGHNSFRDELRPRLIAELLGSKVIQVACGRQHTLVMIESRRLFSFGCGELGQLGQRGESPAVPLPVHLPPEHSEGVKIGSCFAGPNCSFAMCFSEDMQTVSNIGNTWEEQSGLEHLILKWTSDSQPWKQTKPEIHRMFSSLSCLNRSYLEHRKDKHFQTSANYCGLDLTAVERSFANLLNKANVLEQVELTVLGSLCSLNCTSVGVEALRVYLLLTELLVVVLKHNKDSALVKELANTIHSLPSESRKVLRDWHASLPFCTRKRHVEVWRDGLSQMLLGSFNDQKKLVLILEEMHNINATKTGDAKLPEATFSLRLSEAFLQNDVTLWRSSKAKKPCFFSEKLVLCNYKFLMDLPSKIIAFDLDCNWTKKEHQAPQHFNPFFRWIPQSQPDFFYLKLKRASLVEDTFQQLATCSDNILRKPLMVHFDEDPKITDVYKRDLFHHLFLEIVSADSEMLVFNESQTLAWFPSTISKKKKQRFFLFGKLCGLALYNQSIIHLPFPLALFKKLLDIEPCLDDLTELSPTVGKSLQYILDYDANVEDLDMYFTIDWDKTKVELDPSTPGKPVTNDNRQEFVDAYVHHVFTTSVQTAFKEFRRGFFQVCEPSTVQLFRPEELRGVMVGSENYDWAAFRQNTVYELQYHKGHPTIQMFWEVFEELSEEQKKDFLWFLTGYRRAPIFGLGQIQMKVRQKYLPHGGTNEHFPESLTCHSILELPLYSSKSVMRRRLTEAIQPETGFRA; this is encoded by the exons ATGTTTTCTTGGGGAGAACAGTGCGCGCACGGCTTTAGGCTCAAAGATGGCACTTACACGGCCAAGACTAACAAGAATGGAGTTTGTTATTTAGACCTGGGCTTCCACATCACTCACCTGTCTGAGGGCCTCCGCGTGCTCGCCTTTGTCAAACCTAATGGAAATGCCTTTATTATCCGCACCAACGAGAATAAGGACGGCACGAGGGCCAGAGGGAAACAGA agtgtgtggagtgtaaaGAGAAGGTCAGAGCTGTGAGTTGTACTGATGACCTGGTGATGCTGCTCACTAAGAAGGGACAGGTCTTATGTGTTGACCCAAGACTTGGCAAAGGAAATCCAAG GCTACTAAAAAGCCTCAGTGGTCTATCAGTGTCACAAGTTTCATGTGGAAGCCAACATTCAATTGCACTTACTaaag ATGGGCTGGTGTTCACTTGGGGCCACAACTCCAGAGGTCAGCTGGGTCTGGGCCAGTGTGGTGAGAGCTCACCTGAGCAGGTGCAGCACCTGTCGGACCTGCCCGTGGTGCAGGTGGCAGCAGGAGGGGAGCACAGCTTCAGCGTCTCTCtgtctggagctgtgtttggatGGGGCAACAACTCCTGCGGACAACTGGGCCTGGGGGACACCACAG ACAGACATATTCCAACTTGTGTTAAttatttgaacacaaggaaaactTGTTTGATCTCCTGTGGACTTTTACACACTGCAGTACTGACCAAG GACGGGGCCGTGTTCACATTCGGTTCAGGTCAACATGGGCAGCTTGGACATAACTCCTTCAGGGACGAATTACGACCTCGACTCATCGCAGAACTCTTGGGGTCAAAGGTTATACAGGTGGCATGTGGCAG acagcacacactgGTGATGATAGAGTCTCGGAGGTTGTTCTCATTTGGTTGTGGAGAACTGGGCCAGctaggacagagaggagaaagtcCAGCTGTCCCTCTGCCTGTGCATCTGCCACCAG AACATAGTGAGGGGGTCAAAATTGGCAGCTGCTTTGCTGGACCCAACTGTTCTTTTGCAATGTGTTTTTCTGAG GACATGCAAACAGTGTCTAACATTGGGAACACATGGGAAGAACAATCAGGACTTGAGCATTTGATACTCAAGTGGACTTCGGACTCTCAGCCatggaaacaaactaaacc AGAAATCCACAGGATGTTTTCCTCCCTGTCATGTTTGAACAGAAGCTATCTTGAGCACAG AAAAGACAAGCACTTCCAAACATCAGCAAATTATTGTGGCTTGGATCTAACGGCTGTTGAAAGATCATTTGCTAATCTGCTCAACAAGGCCAATGTTTTGGAGCAG GTTGAACTCACTGTCCTGGGTTCCCTCTGTTCCCTGAACTGTACCTCAGTGGGAGTGGAGGCTTTGAGGGTCTACCTGCTCCTCACCGAGCTCCTGGTGGTGGTCCTCAAACACAATAAGGACTCAGCACTGGTAAAGGAACTGGCTAATACAATTCACAGTCTGCCTTCTGAGAGCCGCAAAGTCTTAA GAGACTGGCACGCCTCCCTGCCGTTTTGTACCAGAAAAAGACATGTTGAGGTGTGGAGGGATGGTTTGTCTCAAATGCTGCTCGGCTCTTTTAATGATCAGAAAAAGCTGGTGCTGATCCTTGAAGAGATGCACAAT ATCAATGCTACAAAAACAGGTGATGCAAAACTCCCAGAAGCAACATTTAGTCTAAGATTGAGTGAAGCCTTCCTTCAAAATGATGTCACTCTTTGGCGGTCCTCAAAAGCAAAAAAG CCGTGCTTTTTCAGTGAGAAGCTTGTGCTCTGTAACTATAAGTTCCTAATGGATCTTCCATCTAAGATAATAGCTTTTGACCTGGATTGCAACTGGACCAAG AAGGAACACCAGGCGCCCCAGCATTTCAACCCTTTTTTTAGATGGATTCCTCAGTCTCAGCctgattttttttatctcaaactGAAGCGTGCATCACTTGTAGAAGACACTTTTCAACAACTGGCTACTTGTTCTGACAACATATTGAGAAAGCCACTTATG GTACATTTTGACGAGGACCCCAAAATCACAGACGTTTACAAAAGAGATCTGTTTCACCATCTCTTTTTGGAGATTGTTTCTGCTGACTCTGAAATGCTCGTGTTCAATGAATCCCAAACATTGGCTTGGTTCCCCTCCACA ATAtcaaagaagaagaaacagcgGTTCTTTCTTTTTGGGAAGCTTTGTGGTTTGGCATTATACAACCAGAGCATTATACACCTGCCTTTTCCTCTCGCTCTATTTAAGAAGCTTCTCGATATAGAGCCATGTCTGGATGATCTCACTGAACTCAGCCCAACTGTTGGAAA AAGTTTACAGTACATTCTGGACTATGATGCCAATGTAGAAGACCTGGATATGTATTTTACA ATAGACTGGGATAAGACAAAGGTTGAACTTGATCCTTCAACTCCTGGCAAACCAGTGACAAATGACAACAG GCAGGAGTTTGTAGATGCCTATGTGCACCATGTCTTCACCACATCTGTGCAGACTGCATTTAAGGAGTTCAGACGTGGCTTCTTCCAGGTGTGTGAGCCGTCCACGGTGCAGCTGTTCAGACCCGAGGAACTGAGGGGGGTCATGGTGGGCAGCGAAAACTACGACTGGGCCGCCTTTAGACAG AACACTGTCTATGAACTACAATATCACAAAGGCCATCCCACTATTCAGATGTTTTGGGAAGTTTTTGAAGAACTCAGTGAGGAACAAAAGAAAGATTTTTTAT GGTTCCTGACTGGATATAGACGAGCTCCTATCTTTGGACtgggtcaaattcagatgaAAGTCCGTCAGAAGTACCTGCCTCACGGTGGCACTAATGAGCACTTCCCTGAGTCGCTCACGTGTCATTCGATCCTGGAGCTGCCTCTTTACTCCTCTAAAAGCGTCATGAGAAGAAGATTGACTGAGGCCATCCAGCCCGAGACAGGATTCAGAGCATAA
- the snrkb gene encoding SNF related kinase b, translated as MSNAPKMDCPEAIISVEEGSLSPNTVPGRSDLSGLYHLGRTLGRGHFAVVKLARHVNTGQLVAVKIINKTKLDVMATSHLLQEVRCMRRVQHPNVVRLYEVIDTPSTLYLVMELAEGGDLYDYIQRHDGGVAEVTAKRHFAQIVRAVSYCHRLHVVHRDLKPENVVFFPQQGAVKLTDFGFSNLFQPGTMLATSCGSLAYSAPEILLGEEYDAPAVDIWSLGVILYMLVCGVPPFHETNDSETLVMILDCRYRVPEHVSDHCRHLISRMLQKDPTSRATLDEIEAHDWLKGLDDALLTPEAPPSWLSGALSLNSPRSAPESGDLLAAKPTNHTPFPGPWQPSLCATLRTAPEPDPLAPKSAPALQLICEEEEDEEEDDEEEEDKEEEGEEMVEEEVAVEEEAAEEDVAVVEEEEEAEEEEEEAEAEEEEAEEEKEEEESTTEQGSLLLLTQTEEKLGVEVEKRETIEMSEEPEEEAVDKDCVISEQPVSLGDVGASSAECVHETDAVSLQYEEPNNNSKPVPSAVALSSSVCLDSKNTHAAEQELEQRAEDDCRKELSADRSQSHNPDTIPRAETAKRHSLKLRERIFQFPLCEKALAFNIPTQNKSKIMPLAQYNCCRVL; from the exons ATGTCAAACGCTCCCAAAATGGATTGCCCAGAAGCCATCATTTCGGTGGAGGAGGGAAGTCTCAGTCCTAATACTGTCCCGGGACGCTCGGATCTTAGCGGTCTCTACCACCTCGGACGAACGTTGGGCAGGGGCCACTTTGCTGTAGTCAAACTGGCACGTCATGTTAACACTGGTCAACTGGTGGCTGTCAAGATTATTAATAAAACTAAGCTTGATGTCATGGCAACAAGCCACCTCTTACAGGAAGTGAG GTGTATGCGGAGGGTGCAGCACCCCAACGTGGTGCGTCTTTACGAGGTCATCGATACCCCCAGCACCCTGTACCTGGTGATGGAGCTGGCAGAGGGGGGCGACCTGTATGATTACATCCAGCGCCATGACGGGGGTGTGGCCGAAGTCACAGCTAAACGCCACTTTGCTCAGATTGTCCGTGCTGTGTCCTACTGTCACCGGCTCCATGTGGTGCACCGAGACCTCAAACCTGAGAATGTGGTGTTCTTCCCACAACAGGGAGCAGTCAAGCTCACTGACTTTGGCTTCAGTAACCTGTTTCAACCTGGGACCATGTTGGCCACGAGCTGCGGGTCACTGGCCTACTCCGCACCAGAGATCCTGCTGGGAGAGGAGTATGATGCACCTGCAGTGG ATATCTGGTCTCTGGGGGTCATTCTCTACATGCTGGTGTGTGGGGTTCCTCCGTTTCACGAAACCAACGACAGTGAAACTCTGGTCATGATCCTGGACTGTCGATATCGGGTCCCAGAGCATGTCTCGGACCACTGCAGACA tttaatttctCGGATGCTGCAGAAGGATCCCACCAGTCGTGCAACCCTGGATGAGATCGAGGCTCACGATTGGCTGAAGGGACTAGATGATGCACTGCTGACCCCCGAGGCCCCTCCCTCCTGGCTGTCAGGGGCTCTGTCTCTCAACTCCCCTCGCTCAGCACCAGAAAGCGGGGATCTGCTCGCTGCTAAACCAACCAATCACACACCTTTCCCTGGACCATGGCAGCCCAGTCTGTGCGCCACCCTGAGGACAGCCCCCGAACCGGACCCCCTAGCCCCTAAGAGTGCCCCAGCACTGCAGCTgatctgtgaggaggaggaggacgaggaggaggacgacgaggaggaggaggacaaggaggaggagggcgaggagatggtagaggaggaggtggcagtAGAGGAGGAGGCGGCGGAGGAGGATGTGgcggtggtggaggaggaggaggaggcagaggaggaggaagaggaagcggaagcggaggaggaggaagcggaggaagagaaggaagaagaggagagcacAACAGAACAGGGCTcactgctgcttttgacacaaACTGAGGAGAAACTTGGTGTTGAAGTGGAGAAAAGAGAAACCATTGAAATGTCAGAGGAGCCTGAGGAGGAGGCTGTGGACAAAGACTGTGTGATTTCTGAGCAGCCCGTGAGTCTGGGAGATGTTGGTGCCTCTAGTGCAGAGTGTGTTCATGAGACAGACGCAGTGAGTCTACAGTATGAGGAGCCCAACAATAACAGTAAACCTGTCCCCTCTGCTGTggctctgtcctcctctgtctgtctggactccaaaaacacacatgcagCTGAACAGGAACTAGAGCAAAGGGCAGAAGATGACTGCAGAAAGGAGCTCTCAGCTGACAGGTCACAGTCCCACAACCCAGACACTATCCCCCGGGCAGAAACAGCCAAACGGCACAGCTTAAAGCTGCGTGAAAGAATTTTCCAGTTTCCTCTTTGTGAGAAAGCACTGGCTTTTAATATACCAACTCAGAACAAATCCAAGATTATGCCACTGGCTCAGTACAACTGCTGCAGAGTGCTATAG